The proteins below come from a single Drosophila kikkawai strain 14028-0561.14 chromosome 3R, DkikHiC1v2, whole genome shotgun sequence genomic window:
- the Dpck gene encoding dephospho-CoA kinase, translating to MFIVAVTGGIATGKSTVSKVFENQGIPVIDADKIAREIVEPGQPCWQKIREIFGDEVLLPSKEINRAALGKMIFEDRELRGKLNKITHPTIHRKIFWRVCKLLVTGHAWIVLDLPLLFETGILMDFIHKIVCVSCDSEKQLERLIARNELSETEARHRVESQMPLEKKCEKSHFVIDNNGDKEDTEASAMNIYNMMCESKQHWLNRISFLGIFLVVCFFIYLMLKLFNRLPESWQM from the exons atgtttattGTTGCCGTCACTGGGGGCATTGCTACGGGCAAGAGCACCGTCAGCAAAGTGTTTGAAAACCAGGGCATTCCTGTGATAGACGCTGATAAAATAGCCAGGGAGA TTGTGGAACCAGGTCAACCATGTTGGCAAAAGATTCGGGAAATTTTCGGCGATGAAGTGCTGTTGCCCAGCAAGGAGATAAACCGAGCCGCCTTGGGAAAGATGATCTTCGAGGATAGGGAGCTGCGTGGGAAGCTGAACAAGATCACGCATCCTACCATTCATCGGAAGATCTTCTGGCGGGTGTGCAAGCTGCTGGTCACGGGGCATGCTTGGATCGTCCTCGACCTGCCACTTCTCTTCGAAACCGGCATCCTAATGGACTTTATACACAAGATTGTCTGTGTGTCCTG CGATTCGGAGAAGCAGCTGGAGCGACTGATTGCCCGCAACGAGCTGTCGGAAACAGAGGCACGGCATCGCGTTGAATCGCAAATGCCGCTGGAGAAGAAGTGCGAAAAGTCCCACTTTGTTATTGACAACAACGGCGATAAGGAGGATACTGAAGCCTCTGCAATGAACATTTATAACATGATGTGCGAGTCCAAGCAGCACTGGCTCAACCGAATCAGCTTTCTGGGCATCTTTCTGGTCGTGTGCTTTTTCATATACCTAATGCTGAAACTGTTCAATCGGCTGCCCGAATCCTGGCAGATGTAG
- the Tailor gene encoding terminal uridylyltransferase Tailor isoform X2: MRIEAEDSFWLDKAACSNAERQFYEERNRRKLAGPVPVPGPAPGPTLPTVPPKKSKKQKNKAMAEKEPPNKQLYMNPLTMEANFFLETLTAVNQKTTHPQLDPHLTKLLERIVVGIEKYLDRNPTYVLPLDTSGATVGEGVAFVQPKELHTIKRTFSCSACTNRIVGTTIAKAVAHLSENHPNPNPNGQPVHQQQQQQQQSRQEKKRAQVKARQEMVVQLPKKAKAMIVGEITNVFKDKYPVADKLKVIPEYDIIEQDLSKLLSPAFPNQQLRVYKFGSRITGIGTRSSDLDVFVDIGNTFHTFEHRASNATISKLRAMRKFFCGSDDWRIINVIEQARVPIIKTCHLPTGIECDICLNSLGFCNTNLLKYVFESQPLAQYMCIYVKNWLERCKLTEQISTYSITLMVIFFLQLQHLLPPISGLQTEQSISQLVGPWIVNFTQKSPSELGIQQIEVTVPIVKGFLKAFFSYFATFDYEHFLVCPYLGRADTEIQNFEKSLPSRYSAYVASNPDCSLQLRKPMVVQDPIQLNHNVTKAVTRYGLQTFVDYCQQTASLLEEPSANWRQRNT; the protein is encoded by the exons ATGCGAATCGAAGCGGAGGACTCCTTTTGGCTGGACAAGGCGGCTTGCAGCAACGCTGAAAGGCAGTTTTATGAGGAACGCAATAGGCGAAAA CTTGCTGGCCCCGTCCCCGTTCCCGGTCCAGCTCCGGGTCCTACACTTCCAACCGTTCCCccaaagaaatcaaaaaagcagaaaaacaaGGCGATGGCCGAGAAGGAACCACCAAATAAACAACTTTAC ATGAACCcgctcaccatggaagcgaaCTTTTTCCTGGAAACGCTGACCGCTGTTAACCAGAAAACTACGCACCCGCAGTTGGATCCGCATCTTACCAAGCTCCTTGAACGGATTGTCGTGGGTATTGAGAAGTACTTGGACCGGAATCCCACCTATGTGTTGCCTCTCGATACGTCAGGAGCCACCGTCGGCGAGGGTGTGGCCTTTGTGCAGCCCAAGGAACTGCATACGATCAAGCGCACATTTAGCTGCAGTGCCTGCACTAATCGCATTGTTGGCACCACCATTGCCAAGGCGGTGGCGCATTTGTCGGAGAATCACCCCAATCCAAATCCTAACGGACAGCCGGTgcaccaacagcaacagcagcagcagcaatccaGGCAGGAAAAGAAGCGCGCTCAGGTGAAGGCGCGTCAGGAGATGGTGGTGCAGCTGCCAAAAA AGGCCAAGGCCATGATTGTGGGCGAAATCACAAATGTGTTTAAGGACAAATATCCCGTGGCGGACAAGCTGAAAGTGATACCCGAATACGATATAATCGAGCAGGACCTGAGCAAGCTTCTATCGCCGGCGTTTCCCAATCAGCAGTTGCGAGTCTACAAATTTGGATCCCGAATAACTGGCATAGGCACGCGATCTTCTGACTTGGACGTATTCGTAGACATTG GCAACACCTTTCACACCTTTGAGCACCGAGCATCAAATGCGACAATTAGCAAGCTCCGGGCGATGCGAAAGTTCTTCTGCGGCAGTGATGACTGGCGCATCATTAAT GTCATTGAGCAGGCTCGTGTTCCCATCATAAAGACCTGCCACTTGCCAACGGGTATCGAGTGCGACATTTGCCTAAATAGTCTTGGTTTTTGCAACACGAATCTGCTGAAATATGTGTTCGAGTCACAGCCACTAG CTCAATACATGTGCATCTATGTGAAGAACTGGCTAGAGCGTTGCAAGCTGACGGAGCAGATATCAACGTATAGCATTACTTTGATGgtcattttctttttgcaaCTCCAGCACCTGCTCCCGCCCATATCGGGTCTGCAGACGGAGCAGTCGATCTCTCAGCTTGTGGGGC cttggATCGTCAACTTTACGCAGAAATCGCCGAGTGAACTGGGAATACAGCAAATCGAAGTGACTGTGCCCATTGTCAAAGGCTTCCTGAAGGCATTCTTTTCATACTTTGCCACCTTTGACTACGAACACTTTTTGGTCTGCCCGTACCTTGGACGTGCTGACACCGAAATACAGAATTTCGAAAAGTCTCTGCCGAGTCG gTATTCTGCATATGTAGCTTCCAATCCCGACTGCTCGCTGCAACTGCGAAAGCCGATGGTGGTCCAGGATCCCATTCAGCTTAACCACAACGTGACAAAGGCGGTTACCAGATATGGCCTGCAAACTTTTGTGGATTACTGCCAGCAAACGGCGTCGTTGCTCGAGGAGCCGTCGGCCAATTGGCGCCAGCGTAATACATAA
- the Ref1 gene encoding THO complex subunit 4-A gives MVDKIEMSLDDIIKSSRSQKKPQGGAARGGPGGARRPGGQRGGAGGGRRGGGASGSPRKPAPASGAGGVLKGRRGAPAGVIQKTKFARGDVNSAWKHDMYDGPKRGSAAAGGSGPTRLIVGNLDYGVSNTDIKELFNDFGPMKKAAVHYDRSGRSLGTADVIFERRADALKAIKQYHGVPLDGRPMTIQLAVSDVAALTRPVPSTDVKRRVGGAAAPPFKRGGGQAGGSPRRGGFKRPAGGKPAAGGGQRRERKAPPTAEELDAELDSYINDMKI, from the exons ATGGTGGACAAAATCGAAATGAGCCTCGACGACATCATCAAGTCCAGCCGCTCACAGAAAAAGCCGCAAGGAGGTGCTGCTCGCGGCGGTCCTGGTGGCGCCCGTCGTCCTGGCGGTCAGCGTGGCGGAGCTGGTGGCGGTCGTCGCGGCGGCGGTGCCAGCGGCTCGCCCAGGAAGCCAGCACCAGCAAGCGGAGCGGGGGGCGTGCTCAAGGGTCGTCGTGGAGCTCCTGCCGGCGTCATACAGAAGACCAAGTTCGCACGG GGCGATGTAAACAGCGCATGGAAGCATGATATGTATGACGGACCCAAGCGGGGCTCCGCCGCTGCCGGAGGATCCGGACCCACCCGCCTCATCGTTGGAAACTTGGACTACGGCGTTTCCAACACTGACATCAAGGAGCTATTCAACGACTTTGGGCCAATGAAGAAGGCGGCAGTGCACTATGATCGTTCTGGTCGCTCATTGG GCACAGCTGATGTAATCTTTGAGCGTCGCGCCGACGCTTTGAAGGCCATCAAACAGTACCATGGCGTCCCTCTGGACGGGCGTCCCATGACCATTCAGCTAGCTGTCTCCGATGTGGCCGCCTTGACACGCCCCGTGCCCTCGACCGATGTGAAGCGACGCGTCGGCGGTGCAGCGGCTCCTCCATTCAAGCGTGGTG GTGGACAAGCTGGAGGATCACCGCGTCGCGGAGGATTTAAGCGTCCGGCCGGGGGCAAGCCCGCCGCCGGCGGAGGCCAGCGAAGGGAGCGCAAGGCCCCACCCACTGCCGAGGAGCTGGACGCCGAACTGGACTCTTACATCAACGACATGAAGATTTAA
- the LOC108080881 gene encoding G-protein coupled receptor Mth-like — protein sequence MLLRLFSIMALTWSLNILYKMTEGDAQKTVMWINLYFDASFGIIIFVLFILKRSTLRLILKSIRA from the exons ATGCTTCTGCGGCTGTTTAGCATCATGGCCCTGACGTGGAGCTTGAATATACTTTATAAGATGACTGAGGGCGATGCCCAGAAGACGGTCATGTGGATAAACTTGTACTTTGATGCGTCGTTTGGGatcataatttttgtattatttattttaaagcgcAGCACGCTTCGACTCATCTTAAAAAG CATTCGGGCCTAA
- the LOC108081175 gene encoding uncharacterized protein yields MTSTELKIGLTSSARPSSRVLKPPGGGHTNIFSEPEVAVNAPRAKYNQQNSSNLNACMGSTDPNKVVEKLREEVTTQKEEAKSAAPSQAKSEAASKPAAATNGEARGRVPPGGYSSGGFW; encoded by the coding sequence ATGACTTCCACCGAGCTGAAAATTGGACTGACCAGCAGCGCACGTCCCTCTAGCCGCGTCCTGAAGCCCCCGGGTGGCGGTCACACCAACATCTTCTCGGAGCCCGAGGTGGCCGTTAATGCGCCGCGCGCCAAATACAATCAACAAAATTCCTCGAATCTCAACGCCTGCATGGGCTCCACTGACCCCAACAAGGTGGTGGAGAAGCTGCGCGAAGAGGTGACCACACAGAAGGAGGAAGCCAAGTCGGCTGCGCCCAGTCAGGCCAAGTCAGAGGCGGCAAGCAAGCCGGCGGCTGCCACGAACGGAGAGGCACGCGGCCGTGTCCCACCTGGTGGATATTCCTCGGGCGGATTCTGGTAG
- the Tailor gene encoding terminal uridylyltransferase Tailor isoform X1 produces the protein MRIEAEDSFWLDKAACSNAERQFYEERNRRKVSLAGPVPVPGPAPGPTLPTVPPKKSKKQKNKAMAEKEPPNKQLYMNPLTMEANFFLETLTAVNQKTTHPQLDPHLTKLLERIVVGIEKYLDRNPTYVLPLDTSGATVGEGVAFVQPKELHTIKRTFSCSACTNRIVGTTIAKAVAHLSENHPNPNPNGQPVHQQQQQQQQSRQEKKRAQVKARQEMVVQLPKKAKAMIVGEITNVFKDKYPVADKLKVIPEYDIIEQDLSKLLSPAFPNQQLRVYKFGSRITGIGTRSSDLDVFVDIGNTFHTFEHRASNATISKLRAMRKFFCGSDDWRIINVIEQARVPIIKTCHLPTGIECDICLNSLGFCNTNLLKYVFESQPLAQYMCIYVKNWLERCKLTEQISTYSITLMVIFFLQLQHLLPPISGLQTEQSISQLVGPWIVNFTQKSPSELGIQQIEVTVPIVKGFLKAFFSYFATFDYEHFLVCPYLGRADTEIQNFEKSLPSRYSAYVASNPDCSLQLRKPMVVQDPIQLNHNVTKAVTRYGLQTFVDYCQQTASLLEEPSANWRQRNT, from the exons ATGCGAATCGAAGCGGAGGACTCCTTTTGGCTGGACAAGGCGGCTTGCAGCAACGCTGAAAGGCAGTTTTATGAGGAACGCAATAGGCGAAAAGTTAGT CTTGCTGGCCCCGTCCCCGTTCCCGGTCCAGCTCCGGGTCCTACACTTCCAACCGTTCCCccaaagaaatcaaaaaagcagaaaaacaaGGCGATGGCCGAGAAGGAACCACCAAATAAACAACTTTAC ATGAACCcgctcaccatggaagcgaaCTTTTTCCTGGAAACGCTGACCGCTGTTAACCAGAAAACTACGCACCCGCAGTTGGATCCGCATCTTACCAAGCTCCTTGAACGGATTGTCGTGGGTATTGAGAAGTACTTGGACCGGAATCCCACCTATGTGTTGCCTCTCGATACGTCAGGAGCCACCGTCGGCGAGGGTGTGGCCTTTGTGCAGCCCAAGGAACTGCATACGATCAAGCGCACATTTAGCTGCAGTGCCTGCACTAATCGCATTGTTGGCACCACCATTGCCAAGGCGGTGGCGCATTTGTCGGAGAATCACCCCAATCCAAATCCTAACGGACAGCCGGTgcaccaacagcaacagcagcagcagcaatccaGGCAGGAAAAGAAGCGCGCTCAGGTGAAGGCGCGTCAGGAGATGGTGGTGCAGCTGCCAAAAA AGGCCAAGGCCATGATTGTGGGCGAAATCACAAATGTGTTTAAGGACAAATATCCCGTGGCGGACAAGCTGAAAGTGATACCCGAATACGATATAATCGAGCAGGACCTGAGCAAGCTTCTATCGCCGGCGTTTCCCAATCAGCAGTTGCGAGTCTACAAATTTGGATCCCGAATAACTGGCATAGGCACGCGATCTTCTGACTTGGACGTATTCGTAGACATTG GCAACACCTTTCACACCTTTGAGCACCGAGCATCAAATGCGACAATTAGCAAGCTCCGGGCGATGCGAAAGTTCTTCTGCGGCAGTGATGACTGGCGCATCATTAAT GTCATTGAGCAGGCTCGTGTTCCCATCATAAAGACCTGCCACTTGCCAACGGGTATCGAGTGCGACATTTGCCTAAATAGTCTTGGTTTTTGCAACACGAATCTGCTGAAATATGTGTTCGAGTCACAGCCACTAG CTCAATACATGTGCATCTATGTGAAGAACTGGCTAGAGCGTTGCAAGCTGACGGAGCAGATATCAACGTATAGCATTACTTTGATGgtcattttctttttgcaaCTCCAGCACCTGCTCCCGCCCATATCGGGTCTGCAGACGGAGCAGTCGATCTCTCAGCTTGTGGGGC cttggATCGTCAACTTTACGCAGAAATCGCCGAGTGAACTGGGAATACAGCAAATCGAAGTGACTGTGCCCATTGTCAAAGGCTTCCTGAAGGCATTCTTTTCATACTTTGCCACCTTTGACTACGAACACTTTTTGGTCTGCCCGTACCTTGGACGTGCTGACACCGAAATACAGAATTTCGAAAAGTCTCTGCCGAGTCG gTATTCTGCATATGTAGCTTCCAATCCCGACTGCTCGCTGCAACTGCGAAAGCCGATGGTGGTCCAGGATCCCATTCAGCTTAACCACAACGTGACAAAGGCGGTTACCAGATATGGCCTGCAAACTTTTGTGGATTACTGCCAGCAAACGGCGTCGTTGCTCGAGGAGCCGTCGGCCAATTGGCGCCAGCGTAATACATAA